The nucleotide window ACCGAGGCGAACAGCAGGGCGACCATGACGAACTTGACCACCCAGTCGGCGTTCATGAACAGCGTCCACGGGGAAAGCCCATGCGCCGCAGCCGTGCCGCCCAGCGCCACCGCATCAACCACGTTATTTTCCATCGTCCGACCAGAAGTTTCCCGAGATCGCCGCGAACGCCGCCCGGACCGCCGAGGGCATCCGCACGGCGCGGCCCGCCTGAGACATGCAGGCGAGCTTGACCGCAAATCGCGCAAGCTCCAAGCCGTCACGCATGACCGTTTGATCAAGATCGAGCGACGCGCCACGCAGCGCAACCAAGCGGCTCGCGACGACAAGATGGTCGTCAAGCCGCGCCGGTACAAGAAAATCAGCAACGCAACGGCGCATGACGAAAAACACCCCGGTCTGTGCCGCCAGCCGCGATTGTGCAAACCCGATACTGCGAAGCATCTCGGTGCGCGCCCGCTCGGCAAATTGCAGGTAGTTGGCGTGATAGACGACCCCGCCAGCGTCGGTATCCTCGAAATAGACACGAATCGGGAAGAGGTGAACCTCCCCTGAAACGATTCCCGTCGACGGCTCAGGCGTCATCATCGATCCTCAGCGTGAACTGCGCCGGCGCGAAGCCGACCGGGCGCACCAAGCCGAGATGGGCGTAAGCGAGATCCGCCAGCATCCGCCCACGCGGCGTGCGCTGCAACAAGCCCTGCTGGATCAAGAAGGGCTCAATGACGTCCTCGATGGTATCGCGCTCCTCGGCCAGTGCCGCCGCCAGCGTCTCCACCCCCACCGGACCACCGCGATAGAAGTCGGCGATACAACGCAGGTAGCGGCGATCGATAGCGTCGAGTCCGCGCCCATCGACGTCAAGACGGTTCAACGCCGCGTCGGCGGCGGTGCGGTCAACCTCGCGCACGCCGCCGACGCTGGCGAAGTCGCGCACCCGGCGCAGCAGGCGGATCGCCACCCGCGGCGTGCCGCGCGCGCGCGCAGCAATCTCACGGGCGCCGTCCGCGGTCATGGCCATGCGCAACAACGCCCCGCCGCGCCGGACGATGTGCTCGAGCTCGTCGACGTCGTAGAAGTCGAGGCGCAGCGGAATGCCGAAACGCTCGCGCAGCGGCGTGGTGATCAGGCCGGCCCGCGTCGTCGCCGCAACCAGGGTAAACGGCGGCAGATCGATGCGGATCGTGCGCGCCGCCGGTCCTTCGCCGATCATCAGGTCGAGCTTGCCGTCCTCCATCGCCGGATAGAGGATTTCCTCGACGACCGGCGATAACCGATGGATTTCGTCGATGAACAGGACGTCGCGCGGCTCGAGATTGGTGAGAATCGCCGCGAGATCACCCGGCTTGGCGATGACCGGACCGGACGTCGCACGAAAGCCGACACCGAGTTCATGAGCGACGATCTGGGCCAAGGTCGTCTTGCCGAGACCGGGCGGTCCGTGCAGCAGGACGTGATCGAGCGGCTCGCCACGCCCGCGCGCCGCTTCGACAAACACGCGCAGGTTGCGGCAAACCGCCTTCTGGCCGACGAAATCGCCGAGCGAGGCCGGGCGCAGGCCGGTTTCGGTGCCATCTTCGACCTGCCGGGTCCCCGCGATCAGCGGCCGTCCGGCGTCGTCGGCTTCGTTTCGGCTCACGGTCCGGGCTCGCGTTTGGCGAGATCGGCAAGCCCGGCGCGGATCAGCGCATCAAGAGCGGCGCCCTCGCCAAGGCGGCCCGCAGCCGTAGCCACGGCGGTGTGCGCCTCGACGGGACGAAACCCGAGATTGACCAGCGCCGAGACCGCGTCCGCCGCCGCGCCCACCGATCCTGCTCCGTCCGTCGTGGCGGCGATCGAAACCGCGCCTACCAGCGAGCCCATGCCCGCCGGCAGTGTCATCGCCGCCGCCTTGTCCTTCAGCTCGGTGGCGATGCGCTGGGCGAGCCGGGCGCCGATGCCGGACGCCTGGGTCAGCACCGCCCGGTCCCCGGCAGCGATGGCGAACGCCAGATCCGCCGGCGCCGCCACGCTCAGAATTGCCAGCGCCGCCTTCGGTCCGACGCCCTGGACGGTGATCAGCAAGCGAAACCACGCCCGTTCGAGAGAATCGACGAACCCATAGAGGTTGATCCCGTCCTCGCGCACGTGGGTATCGATCAGCAGCGCCGCTTCCGTGCCCTCCGCCAGCCGCCGCAAGGTCCGCGCCGAACAGAAGACGAGATAACCGATTCCGCCGACATCGATCACCGCCGAGCCGTCGGCGACGGTATCGACACGGCCGGTGATCTTGGCGATCACGAGCGCGCAGCCGCGATCAGGGCCGACCGGCCGCGATGGTGGGCGTGGCAGATGGCGACGGCAAGCGCGTCCGCGGCATCGGCACTTGTCAGCCGTGCGCCGGGCAGCAGCCTCGCCACCATCATCTGCACCTGCTCCTTGGCCGCGTGACCGGTTCCCACCACCGTCTTCTTCACCAAATTCGGCAGATATTCGCTCACCGGCAGGCCGGCGCGCGCGGGCACCAGCAGGGCGATTCCCCGTGCCTGGCCAAGACGCAAGGTCGAGACGGCGTTGCGGTTGACAAACGTTTCCTCGACCGCCGCTTCCTCTGGCCGCCAGCCCACAATCACCGCCTCCAGCCCGTCGGCCAACTGCACGAGGCGATCCGCCAGCGAGCGGCTGGCATCCGTTTTGACCACGCCGCAGGCGACGTGCACCAGCCGGCCATGGTCGTAATCGATCACCCCCCAGCCCGTGGCACCCAAACCCGGATCGAGACCCAGCAGGCGCACGCCTCAGCCTTCAGCGGCCAAGCCGTTCGAGCACATCGTCGGCCACATCAAAATTGGCGGCAACCCGCTGCACGTCGTCGCTGTCGTCGAGCGCGCCGAGGAGCTTGAACAGGATCTCGGCATCCTCTTCGCTCACCGGAATCGAGGTCCGCGGCCGCCAGTCGAGGCGCGCGGCATCGGCGGCGCCGAATCGCTGCTCGAGCGCGTCGCGAACGAGGTTGAGGTCGTCCGGCGCACAGAAAACCTCGTGCCCGCCCTCGGAAGACTGCACGTCGTCGGCGCCGGCCTCGAGGGCCGCCTCGAACATCGCCTCGGCGTCGGCGCTCAATGCCGGGTACTGCACCAGGCCTACCCGTTCGAACATGAAGCTGACGCTACCACTTTCGCCGAGGGTACCACCGTGCTTGCCGAACGCCGTGCGCACCTCGCTTGCGGTGCGGTTGCGATTGTCGGTCAACGCTTCGACAATCAGGGCAACGCCGCCCGGACCGAAGCCCTCGTAGCGCACCTCTTCGTATTGATCGCCGCCCTCACTGCCGGAACCGCGCTTGATCGCCCGCTCGATCGTGTCTTTCGACATGTTCGCCGTGCGCGCCGCGATCACCGCCGAGCGCAGCCGCGGATTGGCCGCTGGATCGGCTAGTCCGCTGCGCGCCGAAACGGTAAGTTCCCGAATGAGCTTGGTGAAAACCTTGGCGCGCTTCGCGTCCTGCGCGCCCTTGCGATACATGATGTTCTTGAACTGAGAATGGCCGGCCATGAGCGTGTGCTGAACGTCTGATCTGTTGCGGGCGAAAATCTACCAACCGTCCTATCACATCGCGCCCGCTTCGCCCAACTGAACCGGGCGCGGCGGCGAGGAAACGGCCCCCAGCCTGAATTTTCGGCACAAACCCACGGCGGGCGCGGGCCAACGACCGGGACGACGGAAACGCAGGAGATTGCGACACGCTCGATCGAGTCGCGCGCTTGTGGCGCGAAAATTGCTGTCGCACTGTGAGCAAGATCGACAGGCAAAGGCGAACGCCGGCCGCCGGAAGGAGGACAAGGTGAAGATCGTCGTGTGCAGCCAGGATGGCCGTACTGTATCTGGCCACGCGGGACGGGCGCGCAAGTGGGTCTGGTTCGAGGGCGAGCGCGGCATGGGCGCCAACAAGCCGATGCCATCCGGTCAACTCGAGCTCCCGCCAACGCAGGTGATCCACACGTTCAAGGCGGACGGCCCCCATCCGCTCGACGAATTCCCGGTGCTGATAACCCGCTTCGCCGGCCAGGGGTTCGTCAACCGCATGCGCAAGCGCGGCGTCGAGGTGCGCTTCACCCGCGAGCGAAGCGCCGCAAAGGCGGCGCGGGATTTCCTGAAAGGCACCCTCGCCCCACCTCCCAATCGCCGGGTGATGGACCTCGTGTGCAAGGTCCGCGATCTGTTCTCCGAGCACGCATGAGACCCGCCGCCGAGGCCGGTAAAAGCGAGGGGCGCGGATCACGCTTTCGCGCCGGAAGCACGGTTGGGCGGATGATTCGCTCCGGCATGACGCTGCCGGCCGTGCTCGCCGCCACGGGGCTTCTCACCTTCGTGGACCCGGCAAGCGCCCCGGCGGGCGATTGGCCCCAGGCGCTGACACCGACCGCGGCGGCGCCACAGGCGATCGGCAGCCCCGCCCGCGGCTGCCTCGACGGCGGACAGCGCCTTTCACTCGACGGACCCGGCTGGCAGGTGATGCGCCCGTCACGCAACCGGTTCTGGGGCCACACCGACCTAATCGGCTTTATCGAACGTCTCGCTGGCGAAGCCGCGCGGCAGGACAGCGGCCTTCTCGTCGGCGATCTGTCGATGCCGCGTGGCGGGCCGATGCCGAACGGTCACCGCAGCCATCAGTTTGGCCTCGACGTCGATATCTGGTTCGAGCCGGCACCAGCGGCGCCGCTCTCGCCGAGCGAGCGCGAGAGCCTGCCGGCGGTCTCGGTGCTCGCGGCGGATGGCGAGCACCTCGATCCTGTGGTGTGGACGAACTGGCACGAGACGATGCTGCATGCCGCCGCCGTCGATCCCGCCGTCGATCGCATCTTCGTCAACCCCGCGATCAAGCGCGCGCTCTGCACGTCGACTCCCGCCGCCGATCGCGCCTGGCTCCATCGCATCCGACCATGGTGGGGCCATGACGACCATTTTCACGTTCGTCTGGTCTGCCCCGCTTTGGACGATTCTTGTATTCCGACTGAGCCTATTCCACCCGGTGACGGATGCGATGCGAGCCTCGACTGGTGGTTTTCAGCCGAAGCGCGGGCGCCCAAACCGCCGGGTCCGCCGCCGAAACCGCTGTCGCTCGACGATCTGCCGCCCGCCTGTCGCGCCATATTGACCGCGGAGGACCCTCCGCGCGCCGACGCCGCTCTGCGCTAGGCCGTCGCGCGCGGCGGCGCGACGGACGACGCAGCATTTCCTTTTCACAATAAATACCCTAATGTGGGGTTATTACCCCCTACAGGTTATTTACTATGGACGCACCCCTTGTCGCATCGCAAACCGATTCTCCCAACGACGAGCGGCTTGCTTTCCTCCGCCTCGATACGGCGGCGCGCAAGACCCTAAATCAAATTCAGCCGAAGCTGCTCAAGGACTTACCGGCGGTGACAGATGCGCTTTACGAGCATCTGCAGAAATGGCCGGCGCTCAAACCGCTGCTCGCCGGCTCCGAAAAAATCGCGCAATTGAAGGCGGCGCAGACCTCCCATTGGAAACACCTGTTTTCGGGCCAGTTCGATCCGGCCTATTTCGAGCGGACCCTCACCGTTGGACGCGTTCACGAAAAAATCGGTCTCGAGCCGCGATGGTACATGGGCGCCTACTGCTTCATGCTCGAGCACCTTCTGATTTCGGTCCTCCCCGCGAAGGCGCAAGACGCCAAGGTGCGCCAGACCGTCGAGGCGATCCTGCGCGCGGCCTTCCTCGATATGGACATGTCGGTCGCCGCTTACGTGAAGAACGCTGAATCCGGGCGACTCAAGGAAGAAATGCTGGCGCTATCGAACGTGCTTGAGAACGAGGTCCAAACCACGGTCACCGCCATGTCCGAGCAGGCCGGACGCATGACGGAGGGCGCCGAGCGCCTGACGACGATCTCGCGCCACCTGCACGAGACGGCGGCGATCGTAGATACCTCGACCGGCACGGCGATCGGCAACGTCCAGTCGGTGGCGGGCGCGACCGAGGAGATGGACGCCTCGTCGCGTCAGATCGCCCACCAGGTCAATGAACAGCAACGCCTGACGCGCGCGGCCGTATCCCAGGCGGAAGCCGCCAACGAGACCGTCCGCGAGCTCACCCACTCGGTCGGGCGGATCAATGAAGTGGTCACGCTCGTCGAGCAGATCGCTGCACAAACCAAATTGCTGGCACTCAACGCAACGATCGAGGCGGCGCGAACAGGCGAGGCCGGAAAGGGCTTTGCCGTCGTCGCCGCCGAGGTCAAGAGCCTCGCGCGTCAGACCGAAGAAGCGATCTCGGCCATCCGCACTCAGTCGAACGGCATTCGCACCGCGATGCACGAAGCCATCGCCATGGTGCAACGCGTGACCGAGGACATCGGCTCGATCAACGCTCTCGCCGATGAAATCGCCCAGTCGACCAACCAGCAACAGGAGGCGACGTCCGAAATCAGCCAGAGCGCGGCCTCCGCGTCGTCGCAGGTGCGAATGGTCGGTGATAACGCGCAGGAAGTGCTGAGTTCGTCGCGCGAAACCGGGGAAACGGCCGAGCAGGTGCGCCAGAGCTCGATCCTGGTCAAGAACAACATCGAGGATTTCCAGCGCCGCCTGTCGACGATCCTCAGAACATCGCAAGCGGGAAACCGACGCGAGGAGGAACGCTATCCGCTCGGCGTCGCCTGCTCGCTCGACTTGGCGGGCAAGCGCTCTTCGACCACGACCGCCAACCTCAGCCGCTCTGGCGCGCTGATTTTGGGCGCATACGACGGCATTGTCGAAGGTGCGCACATCTCGCTCGAGCTGGACGGCGTCGGGGCGTTTTCCGCGACGGTCATGAAAACCTCCGAAGTCGGCCTTCATCTCAAGTTCAATGATTTGTCCACCGAACAGAAACAGGCGGTAGGCACCCTCATCGAGGCAGCTCGAAAGAAGGATAAGCCCTACATCGAGCGCTGCCAGGGCGTTGCCGCGCAGATCGCTAAGGCGCTCGATGCCGCCCTGCACGGACGGCGAATCGATCGCACGGCCCTGTTCAGCACGGACTATGCGCTGATCCCGGACACCGACCCAAAGCAGTTCCTCGCGCCCTTCACCACCCTTGCCGACGAACTCCTGCCGGGGATCACCGAGCCGGTCGTCGAGTCCGACAGGCACGTGGTTTTCTGCATCGCCGTCGACCGCAACGGCTATGCGCCCACCCACAACCGCAAGTATTCTCAGCCGCAGCGTCCCGGCGATCCCAACTGGAACAACAAGAACTGCCGCAACCGGCGCCTGTTCAACGACACGACGGCAATCCTTTCCGCCGCAAACCGACGCCCTTTCCTCGTGCAGATCTATCGCCGCGACATGGGATCGGACGGTATCGTCATGCTCAAGGAGATCGCCGCGCCGATCCTCCTTGATAACGACCTGTGGGGCAATGTGCGGATGGGCCTGCCGCTATAGTCTCGATAGTCTCGCCGGACCGCGGCGTCAGTAGGCGCGCGGCCAGACCGATCCGATCTGCTCCGGTAGCGCCTGCGCGGACCAGCCGCCACCCAGCGCCTGGATCAGCGAGACGGTGGCGGTGAAGCGGCTGCTGCGAATATCGAGGGCCGTCTGCTCGTTGCTCAGCGCCGTCTGCTGTGCGGTGACGACGCTGGTATAATCGACCGTGCCGGCCTTGTACTGGTTGAGCTCGATCCGCTCCGCATCCCGCGCCGCCGTGACCGCATGCGCCTGCGCCACTGCCTGCTGATCGAGGATGCGCAGCGCTGCGAGCTGGTCCTCGACCTGCTGGAAACTCTGCAACGTCGTCTGCCGGTAGTTGGCCAACGCCGCGTCCCAGCCAGCGCGTGCCTGCTCGACCACGGCGCTGCGCGAGCCGGCGTCGAAGAGCAACTGTGTCGCCGTCAACCCCGCCGACCACAGCTCGTTCGACGAGCCGAGCAGCGTGCGCAGCGCCGTCGAGGCGTAACCGAACGACGCGGTCAGGGAAATATCCGGATAGTACGCGGCCTCGGCGAGACCGATCTGGGCGTTGGCTGCGGCCATCCGCCGTTCGGCGGCGGCGATGTCCGGGCGCCGCTCGAGAAGGGCGGAGGGAACGGTGACCGGATACGCCGGCGGCACCTCGGGCAGGTGATCCGGTGAAATGCTCAGCTCGGCTGGCGGCACTCCCATCAAAATGGCGATCGCGTGCTCATACTGCGCCCGCTGTACGCCGGCGCCGATGGCCTGCGCGCGCGTGCTTTCGAGCTGGGTTTGCGCCAGCGCCACGTCGGCGCGGGTGGCGATACCCCAGTGGTACTGGCTCTCGGTGATCGCCAGCGAGCGTTCGTAAGCAGCCGCGGCCTCGTCGAAGATACGAATTTGCTCGTCGGCAGCGCGCAGCAGGTAGTAGTCGCTGACCAGCTCGGCCTGCGCCGAGAGCGTCGCCGCAGCAAGGTCGGCTGCGCTCGCCTGCGCGTCCGCCTCATCGCTCTCGATCGTCCGGCGGATCTTGCCCCAGACATCGAGATCCCAGGTCGCCGCGAGTGACGGCTGATACGACGTCTGGGCGCCGGACGATCCCCCGGACGAAAAGCCGGTCGAACCGCTGTTGGACCTGCTGGTTCCCGATTTGCTGCGGGTAACGGACGTATCGAGCGAGATCGAGGGATAGAGCCCCGCCCGTGCCTGCTGGACGACCGCGCGCGCCTGCCGGAACGCCGCCTCGGACGCCGCCAGTGTCTGATTGGACACATTGACGCGACCGACGAATGAATCGAGCAGCGGATCATCGAACACCGTCCACCACGCGCCGCGCGGCGTGGCGTCGACCGGCTCCGCCGGTTTCCATCCGTCCAATTCCTTGAAACTCGCCGGTACCGATGCCGGCGGCCGCTGGTAATCCGGGCCGACGGCACAAGCGCAGAGCGTGGCGAGCGTGGTCAGCGCCGCCGGAATGCGAAGACGCATGCTCATTCGTTTGCCCCCGCCGAGCCTGAACCCGCCGGCGAAATTGCTGCTGACGCGCCTTTCGACGGGCCGTTTGTCGCGTGCCGCCACCGCGTGCGCAGCCGGTCGAGCGACAGGTAGACGACGGGCGTGGTGTAGAGAGTCAGCAACTGGCTGACGAGCAAGCCGCCGACGATGGCGATGCCGAGCGGTTGGCGCAACTCTCCGCCCTCGCCGACATCGAGCGCCAGCGGCAGGGCGCCGAGCAGAGCCGCCGCGGTCGTCATCATGATCGGCCGGAAGCGCAGCAGGCACGCCTCATGGATGGCGGCGCGCGGACGCAATCCCCGGGTGCGCTCGGCGTCGAGGGCGAAGTCGATCATCATGATGGCGTTCTTCTTGACGATGCCGATGAGCAGAATGACGCCGACCAGCGCGATCAGGCTGAACTCGGTGTGGCACACGAGCAAGGCCAGCAGCGCCCCCAGCCCCGCCGACGGCAGGGTTGAGAGAATGGTCAGCGGGTGCACGTAGCTTTCGTAGAGGATACCGAGAACGATGTAGACGGAGAACAGCGCCAGAAGGATCAGCATCGGCTGATTGTTGAGTGAGCTCTGGAAGATCTTGGCCGTGCCCGCGAAGCTGCCGCGGATCGTCGTCGGCATGCCGATCTCGCGCATCGTCCGCTCGATCGCCGCCACCGCGATGCCGAGCGCCACGCCCTCCGGCACGTTGAACGACAGCGTCGTGGCGACGAAGTGGCCTTCGTGGTTGACCGCGAGCGGCCCGTTGTCATTCAGGAACCGGGCAAATACGGCAAGCGGGATCATCGTCGTCGCCGCAGTGCTCACCGCCGCGCCGGTCGAGACCCCCCGCCCGGCCGAGCCGATCTGGTTCGTTCGCTGATTGCGGACGGACTCGTCGTCGGACTCCGTGCTGGTGCTGCTGTCGGGCACACTCACCGTGCCGCTGACGGCGTTGGTCGCCCGCGAGCCGCGCACCGCGCCACCACTGGTCGCGACGTAGATCGTATGGAGCGCATCGGGTGTCTGCCGGTAGGGCGCCGCCACCTCCATGACGACGTGGTACTGGTTCATGGGATTATAGATGGTCGAGACCTGACGCTGTCCGAACGCGTCGTAAAGCGTATTGTCGATCTGACCCACGGTCAGACCGAAGCGCGAGGCCGTCGCCCGGTCGATGTCGATGTACGCCTGCAAGCCGCCGTCCTGCTGGTCGGAATCAACGTCCTTGACCTCGGGCACCGAGCGCAGCGCCTGCGCCAGACGCGGTCCCCAACTCTGCAGTTCCTCGAGATCGTCCCCCTCGAGCGTGTACTGGTATTGGGCGTTGCCGGGCCGGCCACCGGCGCGGATGTCCTGGCCCGATTGCAAAAAGACGCCGGCGCCGGCGACTTGCGCCAGCTTCGGTCGCAGGCGGGCGATGACGCCGTCCGCCGAAACGTCGCGCTCGCTGCGCGGCCGCAGCGACGTGAACAAAAAGCCCGAATTCGTCTGAAAACCCCCGGTGAAACCGACGACGGTGTCGACCGCCGGATCGGCCTTGACGATGGCGATGATACGCTCGAGCTTTTGGCGCATCGCCTGGAACGAGATGTTCTGATCCGCCCGGATGCCACCGAAGACGCGGCCGGTATCCTGCTGCGGGAACAGCCCCTTGGGCACGATGGCGAAAAGGTAGACGTTCAGGCCGATCACCGCCAGCAGCGCCAGCAGAACTGTCCGCGGCCGCGCCAGCGCCCAGCCGAGTGTCTGGGCATAACCACCCGCCAGGGCGGCGAACGCCCGCTCGCTGAGGCGGAAGAAGCGATTGGGCGCCGCGCCGCTACGAGCGCGCAAAAGATACGCGCACATCATCGGCGTCGTCGTCAGCGAAATGACCAGCGAGATCAGGATGGCGATCGAAATCGTCATCGCGAACTCGCGAAACAGCCGGCCGACGATCCCACCCATCAGCAGGATCGGGATAAATACGGCGATCAGCGACAGGCTCATCGAGATGACGGTGAATCCCACCTCGCGCGCGCCACGCAGCGCCGCCTGCATTCGCGACATCCCGGCTTCGAGGTGGCGCGTGACGTTTTCGAGGACGACGACGGCATCGTCGACGACGAAACCGGTGGCGACGGTCAGAGCCATCAGCGACAGGGTGTTCAAACTGAATCCGAGCAGGTACATCGCCCCGAAGGTGCCGATGAGCGAGACCGGTACGGCGACGGCGGGGATAAACGCCGCCCGTGGATCGCGCAGGAACACCAGCACGACGCCGACGACGAGGACCACGGCGATGACCAGCGCCAGCTCGACCGCGTGCAGCGAGGCGCGGATCGTCCCCGTGCGGTCGCTGGTCACCGCGATGTCGATGTCGCGCGGGATCTCGCGTTCCATCTGCGGCAGGACCGCGCGAATGCGCCCGACGGTATCGAGAATATTGGCGCCGGGCTGGCGATAGATGATCACCAGCACCGCCGGTTTGCCGTTGGTCAGACCCTGGTTGCGCAAATCCTCGACCGAGTCGGTGACGGTGGCAACGTCGGCGAGGTGTACCGGCGCCCCGTCGCGATAGGCGATCACCAGATCCCGGTAAGCATCGGCGGTGCGCGCCTGATCGTTGGTATAGACCTGAAAGCGCCGCGTCGGCGTGTCAATCACGCCCTTCGGCATGTTGGCATTGGCGGACGCAAGCGCCGCGCGCACGTCCTCGAGACTGATGCCGTAGCTGAACAGAGCGTGCGGGTTGAGCGCGACGCGAACCGCCGGAAGCGAGCTGCCGGCGGTGCGGACCTGGCCGACGCCGGACACCTGCGAGAGTTTCTGTTCGAAAACCGCGGCGGCGACATCGTAGATCTGCCCCTGGCTGCGTGTCGGCGACGTCAGCGACAACACCAGGATCGGGCTGTCGGCCGGATTGACCTTGCGGTAGGTGGGGTTGCTGCGCAGGCTCACCGGCAGGTCGGCGCGAGCGGCGTTGATCGCCGCCTGCACATCGCGCGCGGCGCCGTTGATGTCGCGGTCGAGGCCAAACTGCAAAATGATCCGCGTCGAACCCAGCGTGCTCGTCGAGGTCATTTCGGTCACGTTGGCGATCTGGCCGAGATGGCGTTCGAGCGGCGTCGCCACGCTCGTCGCCACCGTCTCCGGGCTGGCGCCGGGCAGGTTCGCCTGAACGAAGATCGTCGGAAAGTCGACCTCGGGCAACGGCGAGACCGGCAGCAGGAAAAACGCGAGCATCCCGGCCAGCGCCACGCCCAGGGTCAGCAGCGTCGTCGCCACCGGCCGGCGGATGGCGACATCGGACGGAGTCATGGCGACGTCTGGTCCCCAGCAATACCGTTCGCGGCCGTCCGCGCCGAAGCCGGGCGGCCACGCAAGCGAACGGCGAGACGATCGAAGGCGAGATAGATCACCGGCGTCGTAAACAGCGTCAGGATCTGGCTGACGATCAATCCGCCGAAGATGGTAAGGCCGAGCGGCTGGCGCAGCTCCGCGCCGGTGCCGGAGCCGAGCATCAGCGGCAGCGCGGCGAGCAGCGCGGTCATCGTCGTCATCAAGATCGGCCGGAAGCGCAGCAGGCAGGCCTCGCGGATGGCGGCCTGCGGCGCCGCGCCGCGCTCGCGCTCGGCCTCGAGCGCGAAGTCGACCATCATGATCGCGTTTTTCTTGACGATGCCGATCAGCAGGACGATGCCGATAATGCCGATCACGCCCAGATCCGTTGACGAGACAATCAGCGCCAGCAGCGCACCGATCCCGGCCGACGGCAGGGTTGAAAGGATGGTGACAGGGTGGATGAAGCTCTCGTAGAGCACGCCGAGAACGATGTACATCGTCACCACCGCCGCCAGGATCAGCAAAAGCTGATTGCCGAGCGCGGCGCGAAAGGCGAGCGCCGCCCCCTGGAAGCGAGTCATCACGCTCGCCGGCATGCCGATCGCGGCACTCTCACGCTCGATCGCATCCACCGCCGCGCCGAGCGAGCTTGCGGCGCCGACGTCGAACGAGATCGTCGCCGCCGGGAACTGGCCGAAATGGCTGACCTGAAGAGCGGCTTTGCGTTCGCGGAAGGTGGCGATCGCGCTCAACGGCACCTGCCCGGTGCTCTGCGTCGACGACGGCAGGTAAAGGGCGTTCAGCGCATCGAGCGAGGTCTGGAAGCTCGGCGCTGCTTCAAGGATCACTCGGTACTGATTGGCCTGGGAATAGATCGTCGAGACGATGCGCTGTCCGAAGGCATCGTAGAGCGCATTGTCGACCGTGGCCGGGCTGATGCCGAAGCGCGCCGCCGTGCTGCGATCGATGGTGACGTCGACGCCGAGACCGTTGCGCGCCGCGTCGCTGGAAACGTTCGCCAGTTGCGGAAGCGCGGCGAGCCGTTGGGTCAGGCGGTCGGTCCATTCGGCAAGCTCGTCGGCATTGGCGTCCTCGAGAATGAGCGCATACTGCGTCTTGCTGGTCGCGGCGGAAACCGTCAGATCCTGCACCGGACGCATGTGCACCGCGATCCCCGGCACCGCGGCGGCACGGGCCTGCAGCCGGCGGATGATCTCGGGGGCGCGGGCTTTCCGGTTCTCGAGCGCTGCGAGATTGATCAGCAAACGGCCAGCGTTCAGCGTCTTGTTGGTACCATCGACACCGATAAGCGAGGAAAGGCTGACGACATCGGGGTCGGCGAGAATTGCCGCCGCGAGTTCTCTCTGGCGCTCCGCCATCGCCTGATAGGAGATCGAGTCCGCAGCTTCGGTGACGGCAAGGATGAGGCCGGTGTCCTGCACCGGGAAAAAACCCTTCGGCACCACGACGTAAAGCGCGGCGGTGAGCGCCACCGTGGCGACGGCGACGGCGAGCGTCGCCCGTTGCCGGGCGAGCACCCAGTCGAGCATGCGCGCGTAGCGGCCGACGAGGGCGCGGAACCACCTCCCCTCGCCCTCGTCGCCTGACGACGCATGCTCCGCGTTAA belongs to Rhodospirillales bacterium and includes:
- a CDS encoding multidrug efflux RND transporter permease subunit gives rise to the protein MNPSRIFIERPVATTLLMLAILLVGIVAYRQLPLSALPEVDYPTIEVKTFYPGASPEVMTSAVTAPLERQFGQMPGLSEMTSTSSAGASVITLQFSLEISLDVAEQEVQAAINAADNLLPTDLPAPPIYAKVNPADAPILTLAATSRVLPLTEVHDIVDTRLVQKIAQIRGVGLVDLGGGQRPAVRIRFDPRRLAAYGLNIDDLRTTVSNANVNTPKGNFDGPARSYSIDANDQLTSAQQYLALVIAYRDGAPVHLSDVAEAVDGAENVKLAAWMNETPAVIIDVRRQPGANVIEVADAIKALLPELRASLPAAIDVAVLTDRTTTIRASVRDVQFELALAVGLVVLVILLFLRSLRATLIPSLSVPLSLIGTFAVMALAGFSLNNLTLMALTIATGFVVDDAIVMIENISRYLEKGETPRAAALKGSRQIGFTIISLTVSLIAVLIPLLFMSDVIGRLFREFAITLAVTILISAVVSLTLVPMLCARLLRRRGPADGADVNAEHASSGDEGEGRWFRALVGRYARMLDWVLARQRATLAVAVATVALTAALYVVVPKGFFPVQDTGLILAVTEAADSISYQAMAERQRELAAAILADPDVVSLSSLIGVDGTNKTLNAGRLLINLAALENRKARAPEIIRRLQARAAAVPGIAVHMRPVQDLTVSAATSKTQYALILEDANADELAEWTDRLTQRLAALPQLANVSSDAARNGLGVDVTIDRSTAARFGISPATVDNALYDAFGQRIVSTIYSQANQYRVILEAAPSFQTSLDALNALYLPSSTQSTGQVPLSAIATFRERKAALQVSHFGQFPAATISFDVGAASSLGAAVDAIERESAAIGMPASVMTRFQGAALAFRAALGNQLLLILAAVVTMYIVLGVLYESFIHPVTILSTLPSAGIGALLALIVSSTDLGVIGIIGIVLLIGIVKKNAIMMVDFALEAERERGAAPQAAIREACLLRFRPILMTTMTALLAALPLMLGSGTGAELRQPLGLTIFGGLIVSQILTLFTTPVIYLAFDRLAVRLRGRPASARTAANGIAGDQTSP
- a CDS encoding efflux RND transporter permease subunit, which codes for MTPSDVAIRRPVATTLLTLGVALAGMLAFFLLPVSPLPEVDFPTIFVQANLPGASPETVATSVATPLERHLGQIANVTEMTSTSTLGSTRIILQFGLDRDINGAARDVQAAINAARADLPVSLRSNPTYRKVNPADSPILVLSLTSPTRSQGQIYDVAAAVFEQKLSQVSGVGQVRTAGSSLPAVRVALNPHALFSYGISLEDVRAALASANANMPKGVIDTPTRRFQVYTNDQARTADAYRDLVIAYRDGAPVHLADVATVTDSVEDLRNQGLTNGKPAVLVIIYRQPGANILDTVGRIRAVLPQMEREIPRDIDIAVTSDRTGTIRASLHAVELALVIAVVLVVGVVLVFLRDPRAAFIPAVAVPVSLIGTFGAMYLLGFSLNTLSLMALTVATGFVVDDAVVVLENVTRHLEAGMSRMQAALRGAREVGFTVISMSLSLIAVFIPILLMGGIVGRLFREFAMTISIAILISLVISLTTTPMMCAYLLRARSGAAPNRFFRLSERAFAALAGGYAQTLGWALARPRTVLLALLAVIGLNVYLFAIVPKGLFPQQDTGRVFGGIRADQNISFQAMRQKLERIIAIVKADPAVDTVVGFTGGFQTNSGFLFTSLRPRSERDVSADGVIARLRPKLAQVAGAGVFLQSGQDIRAGGRPGNAQYQYTLEGDDLEELQSWGPRLAQALRSVPEVKDVDSDQQDGGLQAYIDIDRATASRFGLTVGQIDNTLYDAFGQRQVSTIYNPMNQYHVVMEVAAPYRQTPDALHTIYVATSGGAVRGSRATNAVSGTVSVPDSSTSTESDDESVRNQRTNQIGSAGRGVSTGAAVSTAATTMIPLAVFARFLNDNGPLAVNHEGHFVATTLSFNVPEGVALGIAVAAIERTMREIGMPTTIRGSFAGTAKIFQSSLNNQPMLILLALFSVYIVLGILYESYVHPLTILSTLPSAGLGALLALLVCHTEFSLIALVGVILLIGIVKKNAIMMIDFALDAERTRGLRPRAAIHEACLLRFRPIMMTTAAALLGALPLALDVGEGGELRQPLGIAIVGGLLVSQLLTLYTTPVVYLSLDRLRTRWRHATNGPSKGASAAISPAGSGSAGANE